Proteins encoded together in one Mycobacterium noviomagense window:
- a CDS encoding adenylate/guanylate cyclase domain-containing protein, with the protein MAGKAKSAPAMRPGGPLRRSKRIAGLLWSPTVPVRDQHYSQRVVRRLRVLNFATLLAAVLTAGFGIGFGLVTGQGLERVAISYLLPAVIFALVPVLHRFGEFAAPVTFFGCVYLTIFIVCWTVGTGSGLQFYFLVTAPLVVLLLGDEHIVLASVVAAVGAALAVILLIIVPYDTGIRPHWAVTVNFAFASVAACAMVVATVWYALREITRAEEVIELEYQRSESLLANILPASIAKQLKNPEARIIADKYDDASILFADIAGFTQWASATNPAELVDFLNQLYTSLDRLVERHGLEKVKTSGDSYMVVSGVPTPRPDHLQALANLALDIADAVADLRDPQGRPVPLRIGLAAGPVVAGVVGARRFFYDVWGDAVNVASRMESTDNEGRIQVPQDVYERLKDDFLFEERGDVEVKGKGVMHTWYLVGRRSAEVGSVAAASRHAD; encoded by the coding sequence ATGGCGGGCAAAGCCAAAAGCGCGCCAGCGATGCGGCCAGGGGGTCCGCTTCGGCGGTCTAAACGCATCGCGGGGCTTCTTTGGAGCCCCACCGTGCCGGTACGCGACCAGCATTACAGCCAACGGGTCGTGCGCCGGTTGCGGGTGCTCAACTTCGCGACATTGTTAGCGGCGGTCCTCACCGCGGGCTTCGGAATCGGTTTTGGGCTGGTCACGGGACAAGGGCTCGAGCGTGTCGCCATCAGCTACCTCCTCCCGGCGGTGATTTTCGCGTTGGTCCCCGTGCTCCACCGCTTCGGTGAGTTCGCCGCACCGGTGACCTTCTTCGGATGCGTCTACCTGACCATCTTTATCGTCTGCTGGACGGTAGGCACCGGCTCCGGCCTGCAGTTCTACTTCCTGGTCACGGCGCCCCTTGTGGTGTTGCTGCTCGGCGATGAACACATCGTGCTCGCATCGGTTGTCGCGGCCGTCGGCGCTGCGCTCGCGGTGATCCTGCTGATCATTGTTCCCTACGACACCGGAATTCGCCCACACTGGGCCGTCACGGTGAATTTCGCATTCGCATCGGTAGCGGCTTGCGCGATGGTGGTCGCGACAGTCTGGTACGCGCTGCGCGAGATCACCCGTGCCGAAGAAGTCATCGAGCTGGAGTACCAGAGATCCGAGTCGTTGCTGGCCAATATCCTGCCCGCCAGCATCGCAAAGCAGTTGAAGAACCCTGAAGCCAGGATCATCGCCGACAAGTACGACGACGCTTCTATTCTGTTCGCCGACATCGCCGGATTTACCCAGTGGGCCAGTGCCACCAATCCGGCCGAGCTGGTCGACTTTCTGAATCAGCTGTATACCAGTTTGGACCGCCTGGTCGAGCGCCACGGCTTGGAAAAGGTCAAGACCAGCGGGGATTCGTACATGGTCGTCAGCGGCGTGCCCACGCCCCGGCCGGACCATCTGCAGGCGCTGGCCAACCTGGCGCTCGATATCGCCGACGCGGTGGCGGACCTGCGCGACCCGCAAGGGCGACCGGTTCCGCTGCGGATCGGGCTGGCCGCGGGCCCGGTGGTCGCCGGCGTGGTGGGCGCGCGACGATTCTTCTATGACGTATGGGGAGACGCGGTCAACGTCGCCTCACGCATGGAATCCACAGACAACGAAGGCCGCATTCAGGTACCGCAGGACGTCTACGAACGGCTCAAGGACGACTTCCTCTTCGAGGAGCGAGGTGACGTAGAAGTCAAAGGAAAGGGCGTCATGCACACCTGGTACCTGGTGGGGCGCCGAAGCGCAGAAGTCGGAAGCGTTGCGGCAGCAAGTCGGCACGCAGACTAG
- a CDS encoding flavin-containing monooxygenase, with protein sequence MTSLDAHAADAPEDFDVVIIGAGISGIGAAYRITERNPGIRYVILERREQIGGTWDLFRYPGVRSDSSIFTLSFPYEPWTRKEGVADGVHIREYLTATAHKYGIDRHIRFNSYVRAANWDSDTDAWTVTAEQGGASKTYRARFVFFGSGYYNYDEGYTPDFPGIEQFGGSVVHPQHWPEDLDYTGKKMVVIGSGATAISLIPSLTEKASKVTMLQRSPTYMFSASRYSPFSDLLRKVLPRKVAHQIIRMRNALLEGAIWFLSRKTPAFMKWWIRQIAIRHLPDGYDVDTHFKPRYNPWDQRLCLIPDADLYVAISEGRAEVVTDHIDHFDATGIVLKSGAHLDADIIVTATGLQLQALGGVTVSLDGVEIKPQDRFVYKAHMLEDVPNLFWCVGYTNASWTLRADMTARATAKLLAYMRSRGYTHAYPHRGDEPMPEKPSWDIQAGYVLRSLHALPKSGTKRPWNVRQNYFADALDYRFDRIDEAMVFGRAGERVSAAS encoded by the coding sequence ATGACTTCCCTGGACGCCCACGCCGCCGATGCGCCCGAGGACTTCGACGTCGTCATCATCGGCGCCGGCATTTCCGGGATCGGCGCCGCCTACCGCATCACCGAGCGCAACCCCGGCATCCGCTACGTGATCCTGGAGCGGCGCGAGCAGATCGGCGGCACCTGGGACCTGTTCCGCTACCCCGGGGTGCGCTCGGACAGCAGCATCTTCACGCTGTCCTTCCCCTACGAGCCGTGGACCCGCAAAGAAGGCGTTGCCGACGGGGTGCACATCCGCGAATACCTGACCGCGACCGCACACAAGTACGGCATCGACCGCCACATCCGGTTCAACAGCTATGTGCGCGCGGCTAATTGGGATTCTGACACGGACGCGTGGACGGTCACCGCCGAGCAGGGCGGCGCTTCGAAAACCTACCGCGCCCGGTTCGTGTTCTTCGGGTCCGGCTACTACAACTACGACGAGGGCTACACGCCGGACTTTCCCGGCATCGAGCAGTTCGGCGGCAGCGTCGTCCACCCGCAGCATTGGCCCGAGGACCTCGACTACACCGGCAAGAAGATGGTGGTCATCGGCAGCGGGGCGACGGCGATCTCGCTGATCCCGTCGCTGACCGAGAAAGCGTCAAAAGTCACCATGCTGCAGCGCTCGCCGACCTACATGTTCTCGGCCTCGAGGTACAGCCCCTTCTCCGATCTGCTGCGAAAAGTATTGCCGCGCAAGGTCGCACACCAGATCATCCGGATGCGCAACGCGTTGCTGGAAGGGGCGATCTGGTTTTTGTCCCGCAAGACACCCGCTTTCATGAAGTGGTGGATCCGCCAGATCGCGATCCGTCACCTGCCGGACGGCTACGACGTCGACACCCATTTCAAACCGCGGTACAACCCGTGGGACCAGCGGCTGTGCCTGATCCCGGACGCCGACCTCTACGTCGCGATCAGCGAAGGCCGCGCCGAGGTGGTCACCGACCACATCGATCACTTCGACGCCACCGGCATCGTGTTGAAGTCCGGCGCGCATCTGGACGCCGACATCATCGTCACCGCGACCGGGCTGCAGTTGCAGGCGCTCGGCGGGGTGACTGTGTCTTTGGATGGCGTGGAGATCAAGCCGCAGGACCGCTTCGTCTACAAGGCCCACATGCTCGAAGACGTGCCCAACCTGTTCTGGTGCGTGGGCTACACCAACGCCTCCTGGACGCTGCGAGCCGACATGACCGCCCGCGCGACAGCAAAGTTGCTGGCATACATGCGCTCCCGCGGCTACACCCACGCCTATCCGCACCGCGGCGACGAGCCGATGCCGGAGAAGCCGTCATGGGACATCCAGGCCGGCTATGTGCTGCGCTCGTTGCACGCGCTGCCCAAGTCCGGCACCAAGCGGCCGTGGAACGTGCGGCAGAACTACTTCGCCGACGCCCTGGACTACCGGTTCGACCGGATCGACGAGGCCATGGTGTTCGGGCGTGCCGGGGAACGGGTGTCGGCGGCGTCCTAG
- a CDS encoding RES family NAD+ phosphorylase: protein MKGPPSPFKPTIDILRKGHLLYRVFTASRAATEFNPGVGAPTRFGFFGDPVLPIMYAADTEEAAIAETLLHDIPVEGGVLPFDKYSTKALARLEVTRDLRLAVLHGMALRRLKVSPEDVTSSPASTYPTTVVWAEAAHGIGVDGMVWVSRLCNDTKAYVFFGDRCAEKGGAFAQDLSYARIFASAADQIWLIDHCAPLHVDVLLEPS from the coding sequence GTGAAAGGGCCGCCCAGCCCCTTCAAGCCGACCATCGACATCTTGCGCAAGGGGCACCTGCTCTACCGCGTCTTCACCGCGAGCCGCGCCGCCACCGAGTTCAACCCGGGCGTCGGCGCCCCGACCCGGTTCGGGTTCTTCGGTGACCCCGTCCTACCGATCATGTACGCGGCCGACACCGAAGAAGCGGCCATCGCCGAGACGCTGCTGCACGACATCCCGGTCGAAGGGGGCGTCCTGCCCTTCGACAAGTACTCCACCAAAGCACTCGCCCGCCTGGAAGTAACCCGCGACCTGCGCCTGGCTGTCCTCCACGGCATGGCGTTACGGCGCCTCAAGGTCAGCCCCGAAGATGTCACGTCAAGCCCGGCCTCCACCTACCCGACCACCGTTGTATGGGCCGAAGCGGCACACGGTATCGGCGTGGACGGCATGGTGTGGGTGTCGCGACTGTGCAATGACACCAAGGCGTACGTCTTCTTCGGCGATCGGTGCGCTGAGAAAGGGGGAGCGTTCGCTCAGGACCTCTCCTACGCGCGCATCTTCGCCAGCGCCGCCGACCAGATCTGGCTCATCGACCATTGCGCACCGTTGCACGTCGACGTCCTACTCGAGCCGTCGTAG
- a CDS encoding YajQ family cyclic di-GMP-binding protein: MADSSFDVVSKVDRQEVDNALNQAAKELATRFDFRGTDTKIAWKGDDTIELTSSTEERVKAAVDVFKEKLIRRDISMKAFEAGQPQASGKAYKVTGTIKQGISSENAKKITKLIRDEGPKNIKTQIQGDEVRVSSKKKDDLQAVIAMLKNADLDVALQFVNYR; this comes from the coding sequence ATGGCGGATTCATCGTTCGACGTGGTCAGCAAGGTAGATCGCCAGGAGGTCGACAACGCCCTCAACCAGGCCGCCAAGGAGCTGGCCACCCGGTTCGACTTCCGCGGCACCGACACCAAGATCGCGTGGAAGGGCGACGACACCATCGAGCTGACCAGCTCCACCGAGGAGCGCGTCAAGGCGGCCGTCGACGTCTTCAAGGAGAAGCTGATCCGCCGCGACATTTCGATGAAGGCCTTCGAGGCGGGCCAACCGCAGGCCTCCGGCAAGGCCTACAAGGTGACCGGCACCATCAAGCAGGGCATCTCCAGCGAGAACGCGAAGAAGATCACCAAGCTGATCCGCGACGAGGGACCCAAGAACATCAAGACCCAGATCCAGGGCGACGAGGTACGCGTCTCCAGCAAAAAGAAGGACGACCTGCAGGCCGTCATTGCCATGCTCAAGAACGCCGATCTCGACGTGGCTCTGCAGTTCGTCAACTATCGCTGA
- a CDS encoding SDR family NAD(P)-dependent oxidoreductase, producing MRVLVTGGTGFVGGWTAKAVADAGHCIRFLVRTPAKLKTSVAQLGVDVSDFVVGDISDRDSVRAALRGCDAVVHSAALVATDPRQASEMISTNMAGARNVLGQAVELGLDPIIHVSSFTALFHPGLQTLTADLPVVGGTDGYGISKAQVEIYARGLQDAGAPVNITYPGMVLGPPVGDQFGEAGEGVKAALRMRVIPGRGAAWLVVDVRDVAALHVALLEAGRGPRRYTAGGHRVPATELAKLLGEVAGISMMAVPVPDTALRVAGALLDRAGRFLPFDTPFTSAGMQYYTQMPESDDSPSERELGITYRDPRATLSDTVAALRGVTR from the coding sequence ATGCGCGTTCTTGTCACCGGCGGTACGGGATTTGTCGGTGGCTGGACCGCCAAGGCCGTTGCCGATGCCGGACACTGCATCCGGTTCCTGGTGCGAACTCCCGCGAAGCTGAAGACATCCGTCGCCCAACTCGGCGTTGACGTGTCGGACTTCGTCGTTGGCGACATCTCCGACCGCGACTCGGTACGGGCGGCGTTGCGCGGTTGTGACGCGGTCGTGCACAGCGCTGCCCTGGTGGCGACCGATCCACGCCAGGCTTCCGAGATGATCAGCACCAACATGGCGGGCGCCCGAAACGTCCTCGGCCAGGCCGTGGAGTTGGGACTGGATCCCATCATTCACGTCTCGAGCTTTACCGCGCTATTTCATCCTGGCTTGCAGACGCTGACGGCGGATCTGCCGGTTGTCGGTGGAACAGACGGATACGGGATCTCCAAAGCACAAGTCGAGATTTATGCTCGTGGGCTTCAGGACGCCGGCGCCCCGGTCAACATCACTTATCCCGGCATGGTTCTCGGTCCGCCTGTTGGCGACCAGTTCGGTGAGGCCGGCGAGGGCGTGAAGGCGGCGCTGCGAATGCGTGTGATTCCCGGGCGGGGTGCGGCATGGTTGGTCGTCGACGTCCGCGATGTCGCCGCACTGCACGTCGCACTGTTGGAGGCCGGGCGTGGACCGCGCCGCTACACCGCGGGCGGTCATCGCGTTCCGGCGACCGAGCTCGCGAAGCTGCTCGGCGAAGTCGCCGGGATTTCGATGATGGCGGTGCCGGTTCCCGACACCGCGCTGCGTGTTGCGGGGGCACTACTGGATCGTGCGGGGCGGTTCTTGCCGTTCGACACGCCGTTCACCTCGGCCGGGATGCAGTACTACACCCAGATGCCGGAGTCCGATGACTCGCCGAGCGAGCGAGAACTCGGCATCACCTACCGGGACCCGCGCGCTACCTTGTCCGATACGGTCGCGGCCCTTCGCGGCGTGACCCGCTAA
- a CDS encoding lytic transglycosylase domain-containing protein — protein MGYGVRLLVAAITLALVACSQSARPSTAPTSRATPSAAAATHPPVPQRRLASDPVQLADDLVADEQALRDPSSSEAVLIGAARRQQAAYRALGRHPEWDPIARPRIPPSLLGTYDRNVDARRQLTAMSTGQEKDTLPPWRIAPPAPAGELLGYYRKAESASGVGWPYLAAINLIETGFGRIVGASDAGAQGPMQFLPSTFAAYGEGGDIFSPHDSVLAAGRYLAANGFADNRDYALYRYNNSSQYVQAVNDYAAVLAADPAAFAGYYRWDVDYNTTAGDVVLPIGYCATAPIPVADYLATHRP, from the coding sequence ATGGGTTACGGCGTGAGGCTGCTCGTCGCCGCGATCACGTTGGCGCTGGTCGCCTGCTCACAGTCGGCCCGGCCCTCGACCGCACCGACGTCGAGGGCCACTCCCTCCGCGGCAGCGGCCACGCATCCGCCCGTGCCGCAGCGGCGGCTGGCATCGGACCCCGTGCAACTTGCCGACGACCTTGTTGCCGACGAGCAGGCGCTGCGCGATCCGTCGTCGTCGGAGGCGGTGCTGATCGGGGCGGCGCGCCGCCAACAAGCGGCCTACCGCGCCCTCGGACGGCATCCGGAGTGGGACCCGATCGCGCGTCCGCGAATCCCACCCTCGCTGCTCGGAACCTACGACCGCAATGTCGACGCGCGTCGGCAGCTCACCGCGATGAGCACGGGCCAAGAAAAAGACACGCTGCCCCCGTGGCGGATCGCCCCGCCGGCGCCGGCCGGCGAGCTGCTGGGCTACTACCGCAAGGCGGAATCGGCGTCCGGCGTCGGCTGGCCCTATCTCGCCGCAATCAATCTGATCGAGACCGGCTTCGGCCGCATCGTTGGCGCAAGTGACGCCGGCGCACAAGGCCCCATGCAATTCCTACCTTCCACCTTTGCCGCCTACGGCGAGGGCGGCGACATCTTCTCGCCACACGACAGCGTCTTGGCGGCCGGCCGCTACCTCGCTGCTAATGGCTTCGCCGACAACCGCGATTACGCGCTGTACCGGTACAACAACTCGAGCCAATACGTGCAGGCGGTCAACGACTACGCAGCGGTGCTCGCAGCAGATCCCGCTGCGTTTGCCGGGTACTACCGCTGGGACGTCGATTACAACACCACGGCCGGTGACGTCGTCCTACCTATTGGTTACTGCGCGACCGCACCGATTCCCGTCGCGGACTACCTGGCGACCCACCGACCCTAA
- a CDS encoding Rv3717 family N-acetylmuramoyl-L-alanine amidase: MRDAAPQRGRGKPRAGRRAVFLDPGHNGVDDGSLTRQVPNGRGGTKDCNTMGTATDDGYPEHAFNWDVVARIRKSLNQFGVRTQLSRDDDNSVGPCIDERAAMANAMQPDAIISIHADCGPAAGQGFHVCYSSPPLNDAQSGPAVQLATTMRDSLVASGMQPSTYLGSDGLYGRADLAGLNLAQYPAILVELGNMKNSDEAAQMKSPDGRAKYATAVTQGIVTYLSAKTAAR; the protein is encoded by the coding sequence GTGCGTGATGCTGCTCCGCAGCGTGGGCGCGGCAAGCCGCGAGCTGGGCGCAGGGCCGTCTTCCTCGATCCGGGTCACAACGGTGTGGACGACGGCTCCCTGACCCGGCAAGTCCCCAACGGCCGCGGCGGCACAAAAGACTGCAACACGATGGGCACCGCCACCGACGACGGTTACCCGGAACATGCATTCAACTGGGACGTTGTTGCACGAATCCGCAAGTCGCTCAACCAGTTTGGCGTCCGCACACAGTTGTCCCGGGACGACGACAACTCTGTTGGGCCCTGCATCGATGAACGCGCCGCAATGGCCAACGCTATGCAACCCGACGCGATCATCAGCATCCACGCCGACTGTGGACCGGCGGCCGGTCAAGGATTCCACGTCTGTTACTCAAGCCCCCCATTGAACGACGCCCAGTCCGGACCAGCCGTGCAATTGGCGACCACCATGCGCGATTCCCTTGTCGCGTCGGGCATGCAACCGTCCACCTACCTCGGGTCCGACGGGCTGTACGGCCGGGCAGATCTCGCCGGCTTGAACCTGGCCCAGTACCCGGCGATACTCGTCGAGCTCGGCAACATGAAGAACAGCGACGAAGCCGCTCAGATGAAAAGCCCCGACGGGCGAGCAAAATACGCCACCGCGGTCACCCAGGGAATCGTCACATACCTCAGCGCGAAAACCGCCGCCCGCTAG
- the murQ gene encoding N-acetylmuramic acid 6-phosphate etherase has translation MDALATESVRPDLDDLDARPIAEIVALLVAAEGEAHGAVAAAVPQIAVAAEAIAARLQSGGRLIYAGAGTSGRLGVLDATECKPTFGTDLVRGVIAGGLAALTQAIEGAEDAFDPAALADLTAADALVGITASGRTPYVLGALEHARRVGALTVVIVNNPASEASADVVIELLTGPEVLAGSTRLTAGTAQKVVLNTLSTSVMIALGKAYGPRMVDVRPTSAKLRRRAVRIVRDVAGVDEQTATAALAAAGGHAKTAIVSLLAGVDAAEAAVRLDRARGRVRDALRQ, from the coding sequence CTGGACGCCCTTGCCACCGAGTCGGTGCGGCCCGATCTCGACGACCTCGACGCGCGGCCGATCGCCGAAATAGTCGCGCTGCTCGTCGCCGCCGAGGGCGAGGCGCACGGCGCAGTGGCGGCGGCGGTCCCGCAGATCGCCGTGGCGGCCGAGGCGATTGCCGCGCGCCTTCAAAGCGGTGGTCGCCTGATCTACGCCGGCGCCGGCACGTCCGGGCGGCTCGGCGTGCTCGACGCGACCGAGTGCAAGCCGACGTTCGGCACCGACCTCGTGCGCGGCGTGATCGCCGGCGGCCTGGCGGCCCTGACTCAGGCGATCGAGGGCGCCGAGGATGCGTTCGACCCCGCCGCTCTCGCCGACCTGACCGCCGCCGATGCGCTCGTCGGAATCACGGCGTCGGGCCGCACGCCATATGTGCTCGGGGCGCTCGAGCACGCGCGCCGGGTGGGCGCGCTGACTGTAGTGATCGTCAACAACCCGGCTAGCGAGGCGTCTGCCGACGTGGTGATCGAGCTGCTGACCGGTCCCGAGGTGCTTGCCGGCTCCACGCGGCTGACCGCGGGGACCGCCCAGAAGGTGGTACTCAACACGCTCTCGACGAGCGTGATGATCGCGCTCGGCAAGGCCTACGGACCGCGGATGGTCGACGTGCGCCCGACCAGCGCGAAGCTTCGCCGCCGCGCAGTGCGGATCGTGCGCGACGTGGCTGGCGTGGACGAGCAGACCGCGACCGCCGCGCTCGCCGCCGCAGGCGGTCATGCCAAGACCGCGATCGTCTCGCTGCTCGCGGGCGTCGACGCGGCCGAGGCCGCCGTCCGGCTCGACCGGGCGCGGGGACGCGTGCGCGACGCGCTCCGCCAATGA
- a CDS encoding anhydro-N-acetylmuramic acid kinase, whose protein sequence is MKVIGLMSGTSMDGLDAAVAEFEWDGAAVAMSPLRHIERPWPDEVRARLHASLGPTTAAELCQLDQLIGQASAELATELLPADFVVSHGQTVHHWVHDRKAMGTLQLGQPAWIVEATGLPVVSDVRARDIAAGGHGAPLAGILDDLWLRGDHTRAALNLGGIANVTIVRPGRPPIAFDTGPGNCLLDEAARRTTGQPQDKDGRLAARGEPDAALLEDLLDDPYYALAPPKSTGREHFHLGELPDLSPEDLLATLTELTAITVADALAAYAPAEVVASGGGVRNPALHAALQRRLPLTLSDERGLPAQAKEAYLMALIGFLACHQVPLLTGPHVLGRISPGDAPLALPRRAAPPTGLLIRPA, encoded by the coding sequence ATGAAAGTCATCGGGTTGATGTCGGGGACGTCGATGGACGGCCTCGACGCGGCGGTGGCGGAGTTCGAGTGGGACGGCGCCGCCGTCGCGATGTCGCCGCTGCGTCATATCGAACGGCCGTGGCCGGACGAGGTCCGCGCGCGGCTGCACGCCTCGCTGGGCCCGACGACGGCGGCCGAGTTGTGTCAGCTCGACCAGCTGATCGGGCAGGCTTCGGCAGAGCTCGCCACCGAGCTGCTGCCCGCCGACTTCGTCGTCAGCCACGGGCAGACGGTCCACCACTGGGTACACGACCGCAAGGCGATGGGGACGCTGCAGCTCGGACAACCTGCGTGGATCGTCGAGGCGACCGGGCTGCCGGTCGTCTCCGACGTCCGCGCCCGCGACATCGCGGCCGGCGGCCACGGCGCCCCGCTCGCCGGGATCCTCGACGACCTGTGGCTGCGGGGTGACCACACGCGCGCGGCGCTCAACCTCGGCGGGATCGCGAACGTGACGATCGTCCGCCCCGGCCGCCCGCCAATCGCTTTCGACACCGGCCCCGGTAACTGCCTGCTCGACGAGGCCGCTCGTCGCACAACTGGCCAGCCGCAAGACAAGGACGGCCGGCTCGCCGCCCGCGGCGAGCCGGACGCGGCGCTACTCGAAGACCTGCTCGACGACCCGTACTACGCGCTCGCGCCGCCCAAATCGACCGGCCGCGAGCACTTCCACCTCGGCGAGCTACCCGATCTCTCGCCCGAGGACCTGCTGGCGACCCTGACGGAGCTGACCGCGATCACCGTCGCCGACGCGCTGGCAGCGTACGCGCCCGCCGAAGTCGTCGCCTCCGGCGGCGGCGTCCGCAACCCGGCCCTGCACGCCGCGCTCCAACGCCGCCTCCCGCTGACTCTCAGCGACGAACGCGGCCTGCCCGCGCAGGCCAAGGAGGCCTACCTGATGGCGCTGATCGGGTTCCTCGCCTGCCACCAGGTGCCGCTGCTCACCGGACCGCACGTGCTCGGACGAATCTCTCCCGGTGACGCGCCGCTCGCGCTCCCGCGGCGCGCCGCCCCGCCCACCGGCCTGCTCATCCGACCCGCGTAA
- a CDS encoding alpha/beta fold hydrolase codes for MNELKYLELHGDRVAYRDAGGGEVLLLIHGMAGSSATWRSVLPQLAKKYRVIAPDLLGHGESAKPRGDYSLGAFAVWLRDFLDELGIAHATVVGHSLGGGVAMQFAYQHPDYVKRLILISSGGLGPDVGWVLRLLSAPGAELILPVIAPTPVLTVGNKLRSWLRGAGIHSPRGAELWSAYSSLSDRPTRQSFLRTLRSVVDYRGQAVSALNRLQLRAELPVMAIWGEKDNIIPVDHAHAAHEARTDARLELLPDVGHFPQVEAPTEVVELIEDFIATSEQSDIAASQPSA; via the coding sequence ATGAACGAATTGAAGTATCTGGAACTGCACGGCGATCGGGTGGCTTACCGCGACGCCGGCGGCGGGGAAGTGCTGCTGCTGATCCACGGCATGGCGGGCAGCTCAGCCACCTGGCGGTCAGTGCTGCCGCAGTTGGCGAAGAAATACCGGGTGATCGCCCCGGACCTGTTGGGCCACGGCGAGTCGGCGAAACCCCGGGGCGACTACTCGCTGGGCGCATTTGCGGTCTGGCTGCGTGATTTCCTCGACGAGCTCGGCATCGCGCACGCCACCGTGGTCGGTCACTCGCTGGGTGGCGGGGTCGCGATGCAGTTCGCCTACCAGCACCCCGACTACGTCAAGCGGTTGATCCTGATTAGCAGCGGGGGCCTTGGCCCGGATGTCGGATGGGTGCTGCGGCTGCTCTCAGCCCCTGGGGCGGAGCTGATTTTGCCGGTGATTGCGCCGACGCCGGTGCTCACCGTAGGCAACAAGCTGCGGTCATGGTTGCGAGGCGCGGGCATTCATTCGCCTCGCGGCGCCGAGTTGTGGAGCGCCTACTCATCGTTGTCGGATCGGCCGACACGGCAGTCGTTCCTGCGGACGCTGCGATCCGTGGTCGATTACCGCGGGCAGGCGGTCAGCGCGCTGAACCGGCTGCAGCTGCGCGCCGAGCTACCGGTCATGGCGATCTGGGGTGAGAAGGACAACATCATTCCCGTCGACCACGCGCACGCCGCACACGAAGCACGCACCGACGCGCGACTCGAGTTGCTGCCCGATGTCGGTCACTTCCCGCAGGTGGAAGCGCCTACAGAGGTCGTCGAGCTGATCGAGGACTTCATCGCCACCAGCGAGCAGTCCGACATCGCCGCCTCACAGCCGAGCGCTTAA
- a CDS encoding universal stress protein, whose protein sequence is MSAYQTLVVGTDGSPTSLRAVQRAAEIAAESNARLIIATGHSSSSSAEHKSSAILREASDRARAAGAKNVEQQSIRGSPAHALVDLAHQVKADLLVVGRVGLDPIIGRLASVPGNVSRRAQTDVLIVNTTASTS, encoded by the coding sequence GTGAGCGCCTATCAGACGCTGGTGGTCGGGACAGACGGCTCGCCGACGTCGCTGCGCGCGGTCCAGCGTGCAGCCGAAATCGCGGCCGAGTCGAACGCCAGGCTGATCATTGCGACGGGACACTCCTCGAGCTCATCGGCCGAGCACAAGTCGTCCGCGATCTTGCGTGAGGCCAGCGACCGCGCCAGGGCGGCCGGGGCGAAGAACGTCGAGCAGCAGTCGATCCGGGGCTCTCCGGCACATGCGCTGGTGGACCTGGCGCATCAGGTCAAGGCCGATCTGCTCGTCGTCGGCCGGGTAGGACTGGACCCGATCATCGGCCGGTTGGCGTCGGTTCCCGGCAACGTCTCACGCAGGGCCCAAACCGACGTCCTGATTGTCAACACCACGGCCTCAACTAGCTAA